In Bacillus toyonensis BCT-7112, a single window of DNA contains:
- a CDS encoding lasso peptide isopeptide bond-forming cyclase: MSAITGIIHFNNEPISIEHGTRLMSELQKYPADDIQIWHKENAFLGCHAQWITPESVGEQLPFYNYEKQLAITADAIIDNRNELFEKLQVDYSDRKNMTDSELILLSYQKWGEAAPKYLVGDFAFMIWDEKKQILFGARDFSGSRTLYFYRGEEKLAFCTIINPLFTLPYIEKKLNEQWLAEFLAIPVNFESVDPQLTVYKYIEQVPPSHTILVKEGEVKFSRYYTPTVGKMLNLKSNEEYEEAFREVYKSAVKARLRTHHQVGAHLSGGLDSGSVVSFAARDLRTENKKLHTYSYVPVEGFEDWTHKGRIADERPFIQSTVEHVGNIQDYYLELPERSPLSEIDDWLETMEMPYKFFENTFWLSGVYEKASQQGIGVLLSGQRGNWTVSWGPILDYQAMLLKKLHWIRFYRELYLYSRNIGVKKSRVFEVVRRKAFPFLHQLLFSGKQDANSVIINPEFAREMNVFDRLREQEIDITGTAISNAYEMKREQFEKPYYWSINGTYETKLSLRYALWDRDPTNDLRLIQFCLSVPEEQYVQNGLDRALIRRATKSFLPDKVRLNQRVRGIQGADGVYRMAPFWNEFIEEVEELSVDPVISEFLNVEVIKKAISKICKEPRPEYAFDLDFRVLMRSLIFYRFIKKAI, from the coding sequence ATGAGCGCTATAACTGGCATTATTCACTTTAATAATGAACCTATATCAATTGAACATGGCACACGATTAATGAGTGAATTACAAAAGTACCCTGCTGACGATATTCAAATATGGCACAAAGAAAATGCTTTTCTAGGATGTCATGCACAATGGATTACACCAGAGTCAGTTGGTGAACAATTACCCTTTTATAATTATGAAAAGCAATTGGCAATTACAGCAGATGCTATTATTGATAATCGTAATGAGTTATTTGAAAAATTACAAGTGGATTATTCGGATAGAAAAAACATGACAGATAGTGAGTTGATTTTACTCTCTTATCAGAAATGGGGGGAAGCGGCTCCAAAATATTTGGTAGGCGATTTTGCCTTTATGATTTGGGATGAGAAAAAACAAATTCTTTTTGGTGCCAGAGATTTTTCAGGAAGTCGGACCCTTTATTTTTATCGTGGTGAGGAAAAACTTGCTTTTTGTACCATTATAAATCCGTTATTTACTCTACCGTATATTGAGAAAAAATTGAATGAGCAGTGGCTTGCTGAATTTTTAGCTATACCTGTAAATTTCGAATCGGTAGATCCACAGTTAACAGTTTACAAATATATAGAACAAGTGCCTCCATCACACACTATTTTGGTAAAGGAAGGCGAAGTGAAGTTTTCACGATACTATACACCAACTGTTGGGAAAATGCTTAATTTAAAATCAAATGAAGAGTATGAAGAGGCGTTTCGAGAGGTGTATAAAAGTGCAGTGAAGGCACGTTTGCGAACACACCACCAAGTCGGAGCCCATTTGAGTGGAGGGTTAGACTCAGGTTCTGTCGTTAGTTTTGCTGCAAGGGATTTACGGACTGAAAATAAAAAATTACATACGTATAGTTATGTTCCAGTAGAAGGATTTGAAGATTGGACACACAAAGGTAGGATAGCTGACGAAAGACCATTTATTCAATCGACTGTAGAGCATGTAGGGAATATACAGGATTATTATTTAGAATTGCCAGAGAGAAGCCCACTATCGGAAATTGATGATTGGCTGGAAACAATGGAGATGCCATATAAATTTTTTGAGAATACTTTTTGGTTGAGTGGAGTTTATGAAAAAGCATCTCAGCAGGGAATAGGAGTACTTCTTAGTGGTCAAAGAGGTAATTGGACAGTATCATGGGGACCTATTTTAGATTACCAGGCAATGTTATTGAAAAAGCTACATTGGATTCGTTTTTATCGTGAACTATATTTATATAGTAGAAATATAGGAGTAAAAAAGTCACGTGTTTTTGAAGTGGTAAGACGAAAGGCATTTCCATTTTTGCATCAGTTACTTTTTTCAGGAAAACAAGATGCAAATTCCGTAATAATTAATCCGGAATTTGCAAGGGAAATGAATGTTTTTGACAGACTTAGAGAACAAGAAATCGATATAACAGGCACCGCTATTTCTAATGCATATGAAATGAAAAGAGAACAGTTTGAAAAACCATATTATTGGAGCATAAATGGCACGTATGAAACGAAATTATCATTACGTTATGCCTTATGGGATCGTGATCCCACAAATGACTTACGATTGATTCAATTTTGTTTGTCAGTCCCAGAAGAACAGTATGTTCAAAATGGTTTAGATAGAGCCCTGATCCGGAGAGCCACAAAGAGCTTCCTTCCTGATAAAGTACGATTGAATCAACGGGTTCGCGGTATTCAAGGTGCAGATGGTGTTTACCGTATGGCTCCTTTTTGGAATGAATTTATTGAGGAAGTTGAAGAACTTAGTGTAGATCCAGTAATCTCTGAATTTCTAAATGTAGAGGTAATTAAGAAAGCTATCTCAAAAATTTGTAAAGAACCTCGACCAGAATATGCATTTGATTTAGATTTTAGAGTTTTAATGCGCAGCTTAATCTTCTATCGATTTATAAAAAAAGCAATATGA
- a CDS encoding aminotransferase class I/II-fold pyridoxal phosphate-dependent enzyme, with the protein MHTVQHKKRIYLSSPHMSGNEQKYIQNAFDTNWVAPLGPNVDGFERELASFVGVRGGTAVSSGTAAIHLALQLLGIQKGDTVFCSSFTFVASANPIVYLGAEPVFIDSEPETWNMSPSALAHALYEANKMGNLPKAIILVHLYGQSAKLDEILSLCHQYNVPIVEDAAESLGSTYKGKASGTFGKFGVYSFNGNKIITTSGGGMLVSNDVEALERARFLATQAKDPAPHYEHSEIGYNYRLSNILAGIGRGQLEVLEDRVRARRFVYKRYYEALSNMPGFYFMPELEHTRPNRWLTTLTIDEKESGISIGKLLRILAEENIEARPMWKPLHMQSLFKEMKYYPHSKNEDVSQYLFQSGICLPSGSNMLAEDQQRVIQSILKAVEWKN; encoded by the coding sequence ATGCACACAGTTCAGCATAAAAAGCGAATTTACCTTTCCTCTCCGCACATGAGTGGGAATGAACAAAAATATATCCAAAATGCATTTGATACAAACTGGGTTGCTCCTCTTGGGCCAAATGTCGATGGGTTTGAACGAGAACTTGCATCTTTTGTAGGAGTTAGAGGAGGTACTGCAGTTAGTTCAGGTACTGCTGCTATTCATTTAGCTTTGCAGTTATTAGGTATTCAAAAGGGAGATACAGTATTTTGTTCCAGTTTTACTTTTGTAGCGAGTGCAAATCCGATTGTTTATTTGGGAGCGGAACCGGTATTTATTGACTCAGAACCGGAAACCTGGAATATGTCACCGAGTGCATTGGCACATGCATTATATGAAGCTAATAAAATGGGGAATTTGCCTAAGGCTATCATTCTTGTTCATTTATATGGTCAGAGTGCTAAACTAGATGAAATTCTCTCACTTTGTCATCAATATAATGTTCCTATAGTTGAGGATGCAGCAGAATCTCTTGGTTCTACATATAAAGGAAAAGCAAGCGGTACATTCGGGAAATTTGGTGTTTATTCATTTAATGGAAATAAAATTATTACAACTTCAGGTGGTGGAATGCTAGTTTCTAATGATGTAGAAGCATTGGAAAGAGCGAGATTTTTAGCGACACAAGCAAAGGATCCAGCTCCACATTATGAGCATAGTGAGATAGGGTATAATTATCGACTGAGTAATATTTTAGCTGGTATTGGTAGAGGACAATTAGAAGTGTTAGAAGATAGGGTGAGAGCTAGAAGATTTGTATATAAACGGTATTACGAAGCGCTATCTAACATGCCAGGGTTTTATTTTATGCCTGAATTAGAACATACTCGCCCAAATCGTTGGCTTACTACATTGACAATTGATGAAAAGGAATCTGGGATTTCTATTGGGAAATTGTTGAGAATTTTAGCAGAAGAGAACATTGAAGCGCGTCCTATGTGGAAGCCACTTCATATGCAGTCGCTCTTTAAAGAGATGAAGTATTATCCGCATAGCAAAAATGAAGATGTGTCGCAGTACCTATTTCAAAGTGGAATTTGTTTGCCTTCAGGATCTAATATGTTAGCAGAAGATCAACAAAGGGTAATTCAAAGCATTTTAAAAGCTGTAGAATGGAAGAATTAA
- a CDS encoding right-handed parallel beta-helix repeat-containing protein, whose amino-acid sequence MWRRRDNLGNLNDLDLVSKPPFHNDILTYDSTQLKWIPKSFEATNSTSIYVLELDRWDVKNDGTDAINTSQGINNALVWAAQQGYTEVVLPRGIYLIDKQTPIEPPSHLTLNLNGSTLKMETNNLTGYAIISFRRNQVYSRITNGIIQGDRYTHDYSSGGTHEAGYGIELGSFTPPADGGNNTRFVSLDNLDILDCTGDAITLNSTFGQISPFPTALASSFEQGAINTTDGSLVSSTTKIRSNLQIDMNQVAIVKYGYFGLYGNGFGALGSEIKCDYYDVIFYTSNNIFLSSKTNVQFFDEVEVPNGASYAKVVLHQGNVPAPANCLINVRVPSFSQYTYIEKCNLHDCRRQGISVCGAKNVYIRDNDIHHIAGTNPQSGLDIEDGYDLNQYIYIERNNFHDNKNYNIIVVNGKFIYISNNSIMNTITNAYVGLSINGGADRVIVTGNNIRLTKVSLLGDVIFSNNYVYGAQVNVQGVYVNRSINISDNVFSNSKMIIDTPFPYAVKVDSCRFINDTDKLNSLSSLYQWTLELKNEPQTISNCIFEGQDVLYLNYVPVGTVKSGWIFENIIFNNVKPPTLVAGTYTNCFFKDVIFLGIASTGSTLELKGCKFFSIDRNNTLFTVNNLKAFKMIDCHIEKPNGTVLNIQNVSDEIVLRGNTIKITNDTLQRAIIVLDAAFTGKQVIIQNNIINSTNLMQVGIDNRTTSSTPQVVIQNNVLNNAKITITGREFLQGNIVNGVIDSN is encoded by the coding sequence ATGTGGAGAAGAAGGGATAATCTTGGGAATTTGAATGATTTAGATTTGGTGTCCAAGCCTCCTTTTCATAATGACATTTTAACTTATGATAGTACGCAATTAAAATGGATTCCAAAATCATTTGAAGCTACAAATTCTACAAGTATATATGTATTAGAATTAGATAGATGGGATGTTAAGAATGATGGGACTGATGCTATCAATACTTCCCAAGGTATTAATAATGCTCTAGTATGGGCGGCTCAACAAGGTTATACGGAAGTTGTGTTACCTAGAGGAATATATTTGATTGATAAACAAACACCCATCGAACCACCAAGTCATTTAACTTTGAATCTAAACGGTTCGACATTAAAAATGGAAACAAATAATTTGACTGGATATGCAATTATAAGTTTTCGTAGAAATCAAGTATATTCTAGGATAACAAATGGTATTATCCAAGGAGATAGATATACACATGATTACTCTAGTGGGGGAACACATGAGGCAGGGTACGGCATTGAATTGGGGAGTTTTACTCCACCTGCTGATGGGGGGAACAATACACGGTTTGTATCTTTAGATAATCTAGATATTTTAGATTGTACAGGAGATGCCATTACACTGAACAGTACTTTTGGGCAGATTTCACCTTTTCCTACAGCATTAGCAAGTTCATTTGAACAGGGAGCAATTAATACAACAGATGGTTCATTGGTAAGTAGTACAACAAAGATACGTTCCAATTTGCAAATTGATATGAACCAAGTGGCTATTGTAAAGTATGGTTACTTTGGATTATATGGAAATGGATTTGGAGCATTGGGTTCTGAAATAAAATGCGATTATTATGATGTCATTTTTTACACTTCAAACAATATATTTTTATCTTCAAAAACCAATGTACAATTCTTTGATGAAGTAGAAGTCCCTAATGGAGCAAGTTATGCTAAAGTTGTTTTGCATCAAGGGAATGTTCCTGCTCCTGCAAATTGTTTAATAAATGTTCGGGTACCTTCTTTTTCGCAATATACTTATATAGAAAAATGTAATTTACATGATTGCCGTAGACAAGGGATTAGTGTATGTGGGGCAAAGAATGTATATATTCGAGATAATGATATTCATCACATCGCAGGTACCAATCCACAAAGTGGACTAGATATTGAAGATGGATATGATTTAAATCAATATATATATATTGAAAGAAATAATTTTCATGATAATAAAAATTATAATATTATTGTTGTAAATGGGAAATTTATCTATATATCGAATAATTCTATTATGAATACCATTACAAATGCTTATGTTGGGTTGTCTATTAATGGTGGTGCAGATAGGGTAATCGTAACAGGGAATAATATCCGATTAACCAAGGTCTCTTTGTTAGGAGATGTTATTTTTTCCAATAATTATGTATACGGAGCGCAAGTAAATGTTCAAGGTGTATATGTAAATCGATCTATTAATATATCGGATAATGTTTTTTCTAATAGTAAAATGATTATTGATACTCCCTTTCCATATGCGGTTAAAGTTGATTCCTGTCGTTTTATAAACGATACAGATAAACTTAATTCCTTGTCATCATTGTATCAGTGGACATTAGAGCTGAAAAATGAACCGCAAACTATCTCAAATTGTATATTTGAAGGACAAGACGTTTTGTATTTAAATTATGTACCAGTAGGAACAGTTAAATCAGGATGGATATTTGAAAATATTATATTTAATAATGTTAAACCCCCAACCCTAGTTGCAGGGACGTATACAAATTGCTTTTTTAAGGATGTAATCTTTTTGGGGATAGCAAGTACAGGAAGCACTTTAGAATTAAAAGGTTGCAAGTTCTTTAGTATAGATAGAAATAACACGTTATTTACAGTGAATAACCTCAAAGCATTCAAGATGATAGATTGTCATATAGAAAAACCAAATGGTACGGTCTTGAATATTCAAAATGTATCTGATGAAATAGTGTTAAGGGGAAATACTATAAAAATTACAAATGATACTCTTCAGAGAGCTATTATTGTTTTGGATGCAGCGTTTACTGGTAAGCAAGTGATAATTCAAAATAATATTATAAATTCCACAAATTTGATGCAAGTTGGGATAGATAATAGAACAACGAGTAGTACACCTCAAGTAGTAATTCAAAATAACGTGTTAAATAATGCGAAAATTACAATTACGGGGAGGGAATTTTTACAAGGAAATATTGTTAATGGTGTAATCGATTCAAATTAA
- a CDS encoding HAD family hydrolase: MVIQAIVFDMDDTLYKEKDYVVSGFKAVDDWIKDNYGKIGFYNIAIRLFNSGERKFVFNKTLKKLDIDYDEKLISNLIEQYRFHKPDIQLLDEADWVLNNLVNTVKIGLISDGYLVAQKRKINALKLKERVHSIILTDKLGKECWKPSKIPYEKISKELQVPHEQCVYIGDNLSKDFITAKKLKWLTIHISREDGIYHNLIVEQAYKAHYTIDNLRRLSDISVLKHMFLDT, encoded by the coding sequence ATGGTGATTCAAGCAATTGTTTTTGATATGGATGATACTTTATATAAAGAGAAAGATTATGTCGTAAGTGGCTTTAAAGCAGTGGATGATTGGATTAAAGATAACTATGGAAAAATTGGTTTTTATAATATCGCAATTCGATTATTCAATTCAGGTGAAAGAAAGTTTGTGTTTAATAAAACACTTAAAAAGTTAGACATTGATTATGATGAAAAATTGATTAGTAATTTGATAGAACAGTATAGGTTCCATAAACCAGATATTCAATTGTTGGATGAAGCGGATTGGGTACTAAATAATTTGGTTAATACCGTTAAAATAGGACTTATTTCAGATGGATATTTAGTTGCTCAAAAAAGAAAAATAAATGCATTAAAGTTAAAAGAGAGGGTTCATTCAATAATTCTCACTGATAAGCTAGGAAAAGAATGTTGGAAACCAAGCAAAATTCCTTATGAAAAAATAAGTAAGGAATTACAGGTGCCTCATGAGCAATGTGTCTATATAGGAGATAATTTAAGTAAGGATTTTATAACGGCCAAGAAATTGAAATGGTTAACGATCCATATTAGTAGAGAAGATGGAATTTACCATAATCTTATAGTTGAGCAAGCTTATAAAGCACATTATACAATTGATAATTTAAGGAGATTATCTGATATATCTGTATTAAAGCATATGTTTTTAGATACATAG
- a CDS encoding ATP-grasp domain-containing protein — translation MGGNKMNILFTSSGRRVTLIKKFKEVFEQVGIKGKIFTADLKETAPTIYFSDKHFIVPRVNEEGYINELLKICRSEMINLIIPLIDTELILMANNSEVFEGIGVKVLVSSMELNKIANNKKYTYNFFVSNNIPTPRVYSDEEIGRKEYQFPLLIKPFDGSSSKGVTKIMNEKELEFFKEYIPNAMIQEYVSGEEYTIDVMVDFYGNIKTIVPRLRIETRAGEVSKGVTKKDFDIIQAAETVIKALPNPIGCITLQCFKKEDGQITFIEINPRFGGGIPLSIEAGANFPLWTIKMCQGEVFIDKDFNWRENLTMLRYDEAVFMESI, via the coding sequence ATGGGGGGGAATAAAATGAACATTTTGTTTACTAGCTCTGGTAGGAGGGTCACTTTAATTAAAAAATTTAAGGAGGTATTTGAACAAGTAGGAATCAAAGGGAAAATCTTTACTGCAGACTTAAAAGAAACTGCTCCTACCATTTACTTTAGCGATAAGCATTTTATTGTTCCGCGTGTAAATGAAGAAGGATATATAAATGAATTGTTAAAAATATGTAGATCTGAAATGATAAATCTAATAATTCCGTTAATTGATACGGAATTAATCCTTATGGCTAATAATTCGGAGGTTTTTGAAGGTATTGGTGTAAAAGTACTAGTTTCTAGTATGGAATTAAATAAAATTGCTAATAACAAAAAATACACATATAACTTTTTTGTCTCTAATAATATACCAACTCCTAGAGTGTATAGTGATGAAGAGATTGGAAGAAAGGAATATCAATTTCCACTATTAATTAAACCTTTTGATGGCAGTTCTAGTAAAGGTGTAACAAAAATAATGAATGAAAAGGAATTGGAATTTTTTAAGGAGTATATACCTAACGCTATGATACAAGAGTACGTTTCAGGAGAGGAATACACTATAGATGTCATGGTAGATTTCTATGGGAATATAAAAACGATCGTTCCTAGATTGCGTATAGAGACACGAGCAGGTGAGGTAAGTAAAGGTGTGACCAAGAAAGATTTTGACATCATCCAAGCAGCAGAAACTGTAATAAAAGCTCTTCCTAATCCTATTGGATGTATTACTTTACAATGTTTTAAAAAGGAGGATGGGCAAATTACGTTTATTGAAATAAACCCTCGTTTTGGAGGAGGAATACCACTATCAATAGAAGCAGGAGCGAATTTTCCACTTTGGACAATTAAAATGTGTCAGGGGGAAGTCTTTATAGATAAAGACTTTAATTGGAGAGAAAATTTAACAATGCTTAGATATGACGAAGCGGTTTTTATGGAGAGTATTTAA
- a CDS encoding lipopolysaccharide biosynthesis protein has product MRIQNSLKNILFGLSGQIISIGMGFVVRTVFIFTLGIEYLGVDGLFTSILLMFSLANLGFDTAIIYSLYRPLAEKDIYKIQALMNLYQKAYRLIGVVVLLIGLSLLPFLDHLVNADTTIKDINIIYLLFLISSVSSYYFVYKQSIIIADQSNYIISKIHTLFMIISNALQIVLLIIISDYIVVLVAQLTLKVIENVYIANKANKLYPFLKEKNNAKLSKTDRREFFENLYSLLLYKISGVVINATDNIVISKFIGVIWVGVYSNYLLILNTLNTLLGYLFYSITASVGNLNVKENAEKKYFIFRVINFLNFWIYGFCTVCLWNLINPFITIWLGEEYVFNKYVLFFILLNFFTSGMQNTTTMFRETTGLFKKGKYRPIIAAIINIVVSIILAKQIGIAGVLLGTVISRLCTYFWYDPYIIFKMIFKKSVKVYFIRYILFVVLVLFSIIATDFIGYIFHINIFMDMAIRSILCLIIPNLIFWMVFKEAEEYRYFLNLTRILIKKIKPKILTRKFPNDNYP; this is encoded by the coding sequence ATGAGAATACAAAACTCCTTAAAAAATATTTTATTCGGTTTGTCTGGACAAATAATTAGTATTGGTATGGGATTTGTTGTTCGAACTGTTTTTATTTTTACACTCGGTATAGAATATTTAGGTGTGGATGGGCTTTTTACAAGTATACTATTGATGTTTTCCCTAGCTAATTTAGGATTTGATACAGCTATAATATATAGTTTATATAGGCCATTAGCTGAGAAGGATATTTATAAAATACAGGCATTAATGAATTTATATCAAAAAGCATACAGATTAATAGGAGTAGTAGTTTTATTAATAGGGTTATCTCTATTGCCATTTCTTGATCATTTAGTGAATGCAGATACTACGATTAAAGACATTAACATTATCTATCTTTTATTTTTAATAAGTTCAGTGTCATCATATTATTTTGTATATAAGCAATCTATTATTATTGCTGATCAAAGTAACTATATTATTTCTAAAATACACACTTTGTTCATGATTATATCTAATGCATTACAAATTGTTTTATTAATAATTATTAGTGATTACATTGTAGTACTGGTAGCTCAATTAACATTAAAAGTAATTGAGAATGTATATATTGCAAATAAGGCAAATAAATTATATCCATTTTTAAAAGAAAAAAATAATGCGAAATTATCTAAGACAGACAGACGTGAGTTTTTTGAGAATTTGTATTCCTTGTTGCTATATAAAATTAGTGGTGTAGTAATTAATGCAACAGATAATATAGTTATATCGAAATTTATTGGGGTTATTTGGGTTGGGGTTTATTCAAATTATTTGTTGATCTTAAATACATTAAATACCTTATTAGGCTATTTGTTTTATTCTATCACTGCTAGTGTTGGAAATTTGAATGTGAAAGAAAATGCAGAAAAAAAATATTTTATTTTTCGTGTAATTAACTTTTTAAATTTTTGGATATATGGATTTTGTACAGTTTGCCTTTGGAATTTGATAAATCCTTTTATAACAATCTGGTTAGGTGAGGAATATGTGTTTAATAAGTATGTATTATTTTTCATATTACTTAATTTTTTCACTTCAGGAATGCAAAATACAACTACAATGTTTAGAGAAACCACAGGTTTATTTAAAAAAGGGAAGTACAGACCTATTATAGCGGCAATTATAAATATTGTAGTTTCTATAATTCTTGCGAAACAAATAGGAATAGCAGGAGTGCTTTTAGGGACTGTTATTAGTAGATTATGTACTTACTTTTGGTATGACCCTTATATTATATTTAAAATGATTTTCAAAAAATCTGTAAAAGTATATTTTATTAGATATATTTTGTTTGTAGTGCTTGTATTATTTTCTATTATAGCAACGGATTTTATTGGTTATATTTTTCACATAAATATATTTATGGACATGGCAATACGTAGTATTTTGTGTCTGATTATTCCGAATCTGATCTTTTGGATGGTATTTAAAGAGGCGGAAGAGTATAGATATTTCCTTAATTTAACCCGGATATTAATAAAAAAAATAAAGCCGAAAATATTAACTCGGAAATTTCCGAATGATAATTATCCATAA
- a CDS encoding sugar transferase, with product MKRLLDIFISLLLLICFFFIILLVAIIVKTQIGSPILFRQQRPGLHGKPFYLYKFRTMTNERDNSGELLPDYARLTKVGKFLRKYSLDELPQLINVLKGQLSLVGPRPLLMEYMPLYSQEQAKRHNVKPGITGWAQINGRNSISWDEKFKLDVWYVENQSFLLDLKILYLTFSKVLKSEGITNNKHVTMPVFKGGIEHGGE from the coding sequence ATGAAGAGACTGTTGGATATCTTTATTTCTTTATTATTATTAATTTGCTTTTTTTTCATTATTCTTTTAGTAGCAATTATAGTTAAAACCCAGATAGGATCACCTATTTTATTTAGACAACAACGTCCAGGGTTACATGGAAAACCCTTTTATCTTTATAAATTTCGTACGATGACCAATGAGCGAGATAATAGCGGGGAGCTCTTACCAGATTACGCTAGATTAACTAAAGTTGGAAAATTCCTGAGGAAATATAGTTTGGACGAATTACCACAATTAATAAATGTGCTAAAAGGTCAATTAAGTTTGGTGGGCCCTCGACCATTATTAATGGAATATATGCCTTTATATTCGCAAGAGCAAGCTAAAAGGCATAATGTTAAACCCGGAATCACTGGATGGGCTCAAATTAATGGAAGAAATAGTATCTCATGGGATGAGAAATTTAAATTAGATGTATGGTATGTTGAGAATCAAAGTTTTCTTTTAGATTTGAAAATTTTATATCTAACTTTTAGTAAGGTTTTAAAATCGGAAGGGATAACAAATAATAAGCATGTGACTATGCCAGTTTTTAAGGGGGGAATCGAGCATGGGGGGGAATAA